From the Acetomicrobium sp. S15 = DSM 107314 genome, the window ACCAATTTCTTACCAAAAAGACCCGTTATAATAAATCCGAGCAGGGTCCAATATGCTTCCGGCAAATCTACTGCTGGAGCCTTAAGCCCAAAGGCGGCGGCCCAGGGCATAAGAATATAATTATTCAGCAATGAAAGCACTCCTATCCAAATAAGGCTGGGAATCCCCCCAGCCACAAAAAGGCTCTCATGCCGGAACATTGATTGCAAAATGCCCATTCTGGCAATGTTTTCGTCTGCTTGGAGCTTTGCAAGCTCGTATTTCAATTGCTCTTTCTGTTTCGGATCCGGCAGGACCCGATCAATGATTTCGCCGATCGCCGGAATATGTTCAAGTAGAGAAGCCATACTATACGCCTCCTCTTCTGATGAGAGCCCCGATAAGGCCGCCGATAAAACCAGATGTAGCGCTTATGATAGCGATCCAAGTTTTCCAACTGCCCTGTAAAGCCGATACATCGCTCCGAAGATCCTTTAAATCCTTGGAAAGCTCAGAAACAGCCTTCGGTAAATCCTCTCTCCTGGCATTTGCTTGTTCGAGTCCACTAAGACGTTTATCATATTGAATCAATTGCTTTTCATGTAACCTGCAAAGTTCCTGTCGTTCGGTTGTCTGAGTCTCGAGTACCCAAAGACGCTCATTCATGCCCTGAAGTTCCTTCAAAATATCCTGCAGGATATCTTCTGTCGTACGCGCCATCATTGCTCAAGCCCCGCTTTTTCGGCGAGCCGGACAACGCGCTGATGGATCCAGCCTCTCA encodes:
- a CDS encoding 3TM-type holin; this encodes MASLLEHIPAIGEIIDRVLPDPKQKEQLKYELAKLQADENIARMGILQSMFRHESLFVAGGIPSLIWIGVLSLLNNYILMPWAAAFGLKAPAVDLPEAYWTLLGFIITGLFGKKLVDNNAWFWKGKLVSPSKKSLEASVLTGTTPVEKALEQESAEDYVERRLAELKAEMQKKEG